From Flavobacterium lipolyticum, one genomic window encodes:
- a CDS encoding non-ribosomal peptide synthetase: MDDVYDLLVEIKNLGGRLYLADDRIKLDIKPGILTPEISDKIKYRREEILVLLQGSEIKSDFVKIEKLPSQESYALSDGQRRLWILSQFEGGAAAYQVIGDVYLDSKVNVEAVKKSLWSMLERHESLRTVYKKDDSGELRQWILSVENSGFKIDYQDFRSEENKVELMESYLGKISQEEPDLENGPLFKVSLIRLEEEDYVLYYNLHHINTDGWSMDVFMRDLRKFYDFYQAGQTPDLAPLKFQYKDYAAWQLNMLENESANSHRKYWLDNLKGELPRLDLPRDKPRPKVLTYKGEAYKGSFIGAQTIAKLKKYSEKNGGSLFMGLIAAWNVLMYRYTSQEDIIIGTPLNGRDHADTIDQIGFYVNTLVIRNKLSPEESFGSVLKKVRQNMLDAYSHQSYPFNRLVMELNLPKDISRNTLFDIMLVFNSSDRESDSTPADNQSYQMIQIGNLTSRFDLEIGFKEVDDYIQVWGTFNPDVYDKGMVEVLIKHYKQLLNALLETPDKKISQIDYLSEVEKNRQLVLFNNTAAAYSKEKTIVDLFEEQVERTPDNIALVFGKKRLTYQQLNEKSNQLAHYLRDNYNIQPDTLIGIQLDRSEWVIISILGVLKAGGAYVPIDPEYPSSRKEYIVKNSSLNLLITEANFIYDIDYYDGKVFAIDIEFDEENYHSGELSKKCSPSDLAYVMYTSGSTGKPKGVMVEHRSIVRLVYNTNFFTPASNDRLVLTGALSFDATTFEIWSMLLFGGQLHLLSQNTLMNVAAFKEVMQQEEINVLWLTAPWFNQIVETDLSFFSSLRYLVSGGDKMSAIHVNEVKKAYPELEIVNGYGPTENTTFSTCYKVENKEYNENIPIGKPIANSQTYIMDSEMQLVPIGVMGEIYVGGDGLARGYLNQEELTKEKFIANPFKEGERIYKTGDLGKWLTNGNIEFIGRKDNQVKIRGHRIELGEIESQVLQSGLCVQSIVLAKPDASGNKQLIGYVIPASGYTREALVSYLQECLPVYMVPQLWVELESIPLTVNGKIDLLRLPNVDKSVFDKGYSEPRNPVEKTLADIWQEVLGIELVGIDDNFFELGGHSLSAIQMTNQINKKMGVSISTSIIFDLFTIRDFSDKIHKLNGWANYFEPEYKALKKSKHVKIAATSKNEKLQKFFFCAPLGGILPSTSIIGIMDMSVSLEEYLTFYSIQAPAIKPEINEFLESNKEIIVDNIIYDPSRLSEIAEEAVEELLMIDNEGPFSLGGFCSGCLLAAEIASKLISKNKEVKKLILIDPPLWVESISREEIKSNYTKEEIVWFIEKDLAWSSTLMNADELFSNLEKATDDETTIWDICNNYLEKINLFQFKVESDELKRAFQNKFYNDLVLKSFFANINYNWPSLAVKNTIILSVDDIAAEVKEGNSQRNIFNGDLDIEIIPGEHNTLFQSENLHKWVNRIPHHLNEK, translated from the coding sequence ATGGATGATGTTTATGATTTGTTAGTTGAAATAAAGAATTTAGGTGGAAGGCTTTATCTTGCCGACGATCGAATAAAGTTGGATATTAAACCCGGCATTCTTACTCCGGAAATCTCTGATAAAATTAAATATCGTCGAGAGGAAATCTTAGTACTATTACAAGGGTCAGAAATAAAATCGGATTTTGTCAAGATAGAAAAACTCCCTTCTCAAGAAAGTTATGCGCTTTCAGATGGGCAAAGAAGACTTTGGATCTTAAGTCAATTTGAAGGAGGGGCAGCAGCTTATCAGGTTATAGGGGATGTTTACCTTGATTCTAAAGTAAATGTAGAGGCTGTTAAAAAAAGCTTGTGGTCTATGCTTGAACGACATGAAAGTTTACGAACTGTTTATAAAAAAGATGATTCCGGAGAGTTAAGGCAATGGATTTTGAGTGTAGAGAATTCAGGGTTTAAGATAGATTATCAGGATTTCAGAAGTGAAGAAAACAAGGTAGAATTGATGGAATCTTATTTAGGAAAAATTAGTCAGGAAGAACCTGATTTAGAAAATGGACCATTATTTAAGGTTAGTTTAATCAGATTAGAAGAAGAAGACTATGTTCTTTATTATAATTTGCATCACATTAATACAGACGGCTGGTCAATGGATGTATTTATGAGAGATCTAAGGAAATTTTACGATTTTTATCAGGCAGGTCAGACTCCAGATTTGGCTCCGCTAAAATTCCAGTACAAAGATTATGCTGCCTGGCAATTGAATATGCTCGAAAATGAGTCTGCAAATTCTCATAGAAAATACTGGTTAGATAATTTAAAGGGAGAATTACCAAGATTAGATTTACCAAGGGATAAACCGCGGCCAAAAGTGTTGACTTATAAAGGAGAAGCTTATAAAGGTTCTTTCATAGGAGCGCAAACTATTGCCAAGTTAAAAAAATATTCTGAAAAAAATGGTGGAAGTCTCTTTATGGGGTTGATCGCCGCATGGAATGTGTTAATGTATCGGTACACTTCTCAGGAAGATATCATCATAGGAACTCCACTAAATGGGAGAGATCATGCAGACACAATTGATCAGATCGGATTTTATGTGAATACGCTTGTCATAAGAAATAAGCTAAGTCCTGAAGAAAGCTTTGGTTCAGTACTTAAAAAGGTCAGACAAAATATGCTCGATGCTTATTCTCATCAATCATATCCATTCAATAGGTTAGTGATGGAATTAAACTTACCAAAAGATATTTCCAGAAATACACTCTTTGATATAATGTTGGTATTTAACAGTTCTGACAGGGAAAGTGATTCGACACCGGCTGATAATCAGTCTTATCAAATGATCCAAATTGGAAATCTTACGTCAAGATTTGATCTTGAAATAGGGTTTAAAGAAGTAGATGACTATATTCAAGTTTGGGGAACATTCAATCCGGATGTCTATGATAAGGGCATGGTTGAAGTATTGATAAAACATTACAAGCAACTGTTAAACGCCTTGCTTGAAACCCCTGATAAGAAAATTTCCCAAATAGATTATCTGTCTGAAGTAGAAAAGAATAGACAGTTAGTATTGTTCAACAATACAGCGGCAGCTTATTCAAAAGAGAAGACAATAGTAGACCTTTTTGAAGAACAGGTGGAAAGGACACCAGATAATATTGCATTAGTTTTTGGTAAAAAAAGGCTGACTTATCAACAGCTTAACGAAAAGTCCAATCAGCTGGCTCATTACCTTAGAGATAATTACAATATTCAACCTGATACTCTGATAGGAATACAGTTGGACAGAAGTGAGTGGGTAATTATATCGATACTGGGAGTATTAAAGGCAGGGGGCGCTTATGTTCCGATCGATCCTGAATATCCATCTTCCAGAAAGGAATATATTGTAAAAAACAGTTCTTTAAATTTGCTGATAACAGAAGCCAATTTCATTTACGACATCGATTATTATGACGGAAAAGTTTTTGCCATTGATATAGAATTTGATGAAGAGAATTATCATTCTGGAGAACTTTCAAAAAAATGTAGCCCATCTGATCTTGCTTATGTGATGTATACTTCAGGCTCAACCGGGAAACCCAAAGGAGTGATGGTAGAGCACAGAAGTATTGTCCGATTGGTTTATAATACGAACTTTTTTACACCTGCTTCCAATGACAGGCTTGTTCTTACCGGAGCATTGTCATTCGACGCTACTACCTTTGAGATATGGAGCATGCTTCTGTTTGGAGGCCAGTTACATCTGCTGTCACAAAACACACTCATGAATGTTGCAGCATTCAAAGAAGTTATGCAACAAGAAGAGATCAATGTTCTATGGCTCACAGCTCCCTGGTTCAATCAGATTGTCGAAACGGATCTGTCATTTTTTAGTTCCCTGAGGTACCTGGTGTCAGGGGGGGATAAAATGTCAGCTATCCATGTCAATGAAGTAAAGAAAGCCTACCCAGAACTTGAAATAGTAAACGGTTATGGGCCTACAGAAAATACGACATTCTCAACTTGTTATAAAGTAGAAAATAAAGAATACAACGAGAATATTCCGATTGGCAAGCCTATTGCAAACTCCCAGACGTATATCATGGATTCGGAAATGCAACTTGTACCTATTGGAGTTATGGGTGAAATCTACGTAGGAGGAGATGGGTTAGCAAGGGGGTACCTGAACCAGGAAGAGCTGACCAAAGAGAAGTTCATTGCAAATCCGTTTAAAGAAGGCGAACGTATTTACAAAACAGGAGATTTAGGCAAATGGCTGACAAATGGAAATATAGAATTCATAGGCCGAAAAGACAATCAGGTAAAAATCAGAGGACATAGGATAGAACTTGGAGAAATAGAGAGTCAAGTACTGCAGAGTGGTTTATGTGTCCAGAGTATTGTTTTGGCAAAGCCAGATGCTTCGGGGAACAAACAGTTGATCGGTTACGTTATTCCCGCTTCGGGTTATACCAGAGAAGCGCTTGTTAGCTATCTTCAGGAGTGTTTACCAGTATACATGGTTCCCCAGCTGTGGGTCGAACTGGAATCGATCCCGCTGACGGTCAACGGTAAGATAGACCTGCTTCGACTTCCTAATGTGGATAAATCGGTTTTTGATAAAGGGTATTCTGAGCCTCGTAATCCGGTAGAGAAGACGCTGGCAGATATATGGCAGGAGGTGCTGGGAATTGAACTTGTTGGTATTGATGATAACTTCTTTGAGTTGGGGGGACATTCTTTAAGTGCAATACAAATGACAAACCAAATTAATAAAAAAATGGGAGTGTCAATCTCAACATCAATAATATTTGATTTGTTTACAATAAGAGATTTTTCAGATAAAATTCATAAACTCAATGGTTGGGCAAATTATTTTGAACCGGAATATAAAGCCTTAAAAAAATCTAAACATGTTAAAATTGCCGCTACTAGTAAAAATGAAAAATTACAGAAATTCTTTTTTTGTGCTCCATTAGGCGGAATATTACCATCTACAAGTATAATAGGGATTATGGATATGTCAGTTTCTTTAGAGGAATATTTGACATTTTACAGTATACAAGCGCCGGCTATTAAACCCGAGATAAATGAGTTTTTAGAAAGTAACAAAGAAATAATAGTAGACAATATTATTTATGATCCCTCAAGATTATCTGAAATAGCGGAAGAAGCTGTTGAAGAACTATTAATGATTGACAATGAAGGCCCATTTTCTTTAGGAGGATTTTGTAGCGGTTGTTTATTAGCAGCTGAAATAGCTAGTAAGCTAATAAGTAAAAACAAAGAGGTGAAAAAATTGATTCTGATTGATCCTCCACTATGGGTAGAAAGTATTTCTAGAGAAGAGATTAAATCAAATTACACAAAGGAAGAAATTGTGTGGTTTATCGAAAAAGATTTGGCGTGGAGTTCTACATTGATGAATGCGGATGAATTATTTAGCAATCTGGAAAAAGCTACTGATGACGAAACAACCATTTGGGATATTTGTAACAACTACTTAGAAAAAATTAATCTTTTTCAGTTTAAGGTGGAATCCGATGAGTTGAAGAGGGCTTTTCAGAATAAATTTTACAATGATTTAGTTTTAAAATCTTTCTTTGCAAATATCAATTATAATTGGCCTTCGTTAGCTGTTAAAAATACAATAATATTGTCTGTTGATGATATCGCGGCCGAAGTCAAAGAAGGAAATTCGCAGCGAAATATTTTTAATGGAGATTTGGATATAGAAATAATTCCTGGCGAGCACAATACTTTATTTCAAAGTGAAAATCTACATAAATGGGTGAATAGGATTCCGCACCATTTAAATGAAAAGTAA
- a CDS encoding glycoside hydrolase family 13 protein — translation MNQIYNEVTNKKAKNSIWKEIIFKLSDESVKTVHIGVYPSHGRYFRKKMKYKGGGIFKIGIDLPKGKFFYHFFFNNKFDSPKNDEQFVISKYDYQKKASFVLETEIFCPIQFSNKPHCISHIKDDIWEVRLITHQKWISHVALVEGTEEYPFSIAYTEKNVTFWFARLKFVKSEINFCIKFNGSNQTKYLHDNHKICDSPITEFLFTTPLEKRNDYLPFRVGYQVFPDRFHRIPEEKNSLNLVEWGGEPTYSSLFGGNIKGIISKLDYIAGLGFDFIFLNPIFFSKSYHRYDCIDYERIDPVLGDEADFNELIEKAHRLGLKVILDISLNHCSTDFFAFKDILENQAKSAYLNWFEIEQFPLFDETRHYYSSWHGYKDMPQFNFDEKEVQQYFMNVARYWPQKFNIDGWRLDVASEMPVSFIKEFVTSSRKVKPDLMIIGELWDNSLSDFVVDSGLDGITNFSLYLDSLIPFFQYESVSISNLVLSIMKVQSRNSFSVNQSSWNFLSNHDIARFYSIIKDKRKYSLAFTLIYGIFGTPIIYYGEENCMNGLADPDNRQCMEFESGETSDFVHETIKKLNRIKAAYENIFNFGSIAFPLVDNKNKVMIIQRSYAKDSIFLVFNFDDIDHQYLHPITYSANKEADASMVAKIKRYSAEIFFINEENGTFELL, via the coding sequence ATGAATCAAATATATAATGAAGTAACAAATAAGAAAGCTAAAAATTCAATTTGGAAAGAAATTATATTCAAATTATCGGATGAGTCTGTAAAGACGGTTCATATTGGAGTATATCCTTCTCACGGAAGGTACTTCAGAAAAAAAATGAAATATAAAGGCGGAGGGATTTTTAAAATAGGAATAGATCTTCCTAAAGGAAAATTCTTTTATCATTTTTTTTTTAATAACAAATTTGATTCACCAAAAAATGATGAACAGTTTGTCATATCTAAATACGATTATCAAAAGAAAGCATCATTTGTACTGGAAACAGAAATTTTCTGTCCGATTCAATTTTCAAATAAGCCACATTGCATAAGTCATATTAAAGATGATATTTGGGAGGTTCGACTAATAACACATCAAAAATGGATAAGTCATGTAGCTTTAGTAGAAGGCACGGAGGAGTATCCGTTTTCGATCGCTTACACGGAAAAAAATGTAACATTTTGGTTTGCCAGACTTAAATTTGTAAAAAGTGAAATTAATTTCTGTATAAAATTTAACGGATCTAATCAAACGAAATATCTTCATGACAATCATAAAATATGTGATAGTCCAATCACAGAATTCCTTTTTACAACCCCGCTTGAAAAAAGGAATGATTATTTGCCATTTAGAGTAGGGTATCAGGTTTTTCCTGATCGTTTTCATCGTATACCGGAAGAAAAGAATAGTTTGAACTTGGTTGAATGGGGAGGAGAACCTACCTATTCTAGTCTGTTTGGAGGAAACATAAAGGGTATTATTTCAAAACTTGATTACATTGCCGGATTAGGGTTTGATTTCATTTTTCTGAACCCAATTTTTTTTTCCAAGAGCTATCACCGTTACGACTGTATCGACTATGAGAGGATTGATCCGGTTCTGGGAGACGAAGCAGACTTTAATGAATTGATAGAAAAGGCGCATCGTTTAGGTCTTAAAGTGATACTCGATATATCCCTTAATCATTGTAGTACAGATTTTTTCGCTTTTAAAGATATTTTAGAAAACCAGGCAAAATCGGCCTATTTAAATTGGTTTGAAATTGAACAGTTTCCTCTTTTTGATGAAACCAGGCATTATTATAGTTCGTGGCATGGGTACAAAGATATGCCTCAGTTTAATTTCGATGAAAAAGAAGTACAGCAATATTTTATGAATGTAGCGAGATATTGGCCCCAAAAATTTAATATTGATGGTTGGCGATTAGATGTAGCTTCGGAGATGCCTGTTTCTTTCATAAAAGAATTTGTAACTTCCAGTAGAAAAGTGAAGCCTGATCTAATGATTATTGGGGAGTTATGGGACAATAGTTTATCAGACTTTGTTGTAGATTCAGGTTTGGACGGAATAACTAACTTTTCCTTATACCTGGATAGTCTTATTCCGTTTTTTCAGTATGAAAGTGTCTCGATATCTAATTTAGTGCTGTCCATTATGAAAGTTCAGAGTAGAAATTCGTTCAGCGTGAATCAATCCTCCTGGAATTTTTTAAGCAATCATGACATAGCGAGATTTTATTCAATAATAAAAGATAAACGAAAATATTCACTTGCTTTTACACTTATTTATGGCATTTTTGGTACACCAATAATATATTACGGTGAAGAAAATTGTATGAATGGTCTTGCCGACCCGGACAATCGACAATGTATGGAATTTGAGTCTGGTGAAACAAGTGATTTTGTTCATGAGACAATAAAAAAATTGAACAGAATAAAAGCGGCATATGAAAATATATTTAATTTTGGCAGCATCGCTTTTCCTTTGGTAGATAATAAAAATAAAGTAATGATCATTCAAAGATCTTACGCCAAGGATTCTATATTTCTTGTATTCAATTTTGATGACATCGACCATCAGTATTTACATCCAATTACATATAGCGCTAACAAGGAGGCGGATGCTTCAATGGTAGCAAAAATCAAAAGATATTCGGCGGAAATATTTTTTATAAATGAAGAAAATGGAACATTCGAGTTATTGTAA
- a CDS encoding glycogen synthase translates to MIIHFTSEVAPFYKRGGLGDVVGALPKYLSESTHNVVISFYYEKRMMIENIDFKESFKIEIQNIEYEFDYYYLNQDNVDYYFLNMSDELIFSDLESSESDLESSESGDRPYDNKSSYIVYLYFAKAALQLIYNLKLLPDFLLFHDWHACGCFAFSKLMNEIYSRKRYSTILIIHNYEYQGDIFPDTLEFLNEEESAEIKEIFREYKTASLLSIGLKNADYVGTVSKNYGKELLTGNLPHKGLAYLKSIKKKKIFALPNGIDQTIWSPEKSPYIPGTYNKSSVNIMKAKAKEILLKRAGFVDSSDPVILLMSRLTDQKGIGIIINSWDTEETSLEKFEALLNTGIKLIVCGRPGGGLNGNINKRFALAQKKFPHKFCYIPTYNEPDAHLFLAGSDAILCPSLFEPCGLVHLYGMSFGTVPVVRPVGGLRDTVISHNEYPEISTGFYIDEFNFKSLIEALRKTVHTYKFQNDIWQKIMLRCMEEDYSWEKARHNYLQLFDSIKKEYHTDDLETINNDRDGMF, encoded by the coding sequence ATGATAATTCATTTTACTTCTGAAGTTGCACCTTTTTACAAACGCGGAGGGCTTGGGGACGTTGTCGGGGCCCTGCCAAAATATTTATCGGAAAGTACACATAATGTGGTAATCTCTTTTTATTACGAAAAGCGAATGATGATAGAGAATATTGATTTTAAGGAATCGTTTAAGATTGAAATTCAAAATATCGAATATGAATTTGACTACTATTATTTAAATCAGGACAATGTTGACTATTATTTCCTTAATATGTCCGATGAATTAATTTTTAGTGATCTGGAATCATCAGAAAGTGATCTGGAATCATCAGAAAGTGGCGACAGGCCTTATGATAATAAATCATCCTATATTGTTTATTTGTATTTTGCAAAAGCAGCTTTACAATTGATTTATAATTTAAAGCTGCTTCCTGATTTTCTTCTATTTCATGACTGGCATGCATGCGGTTGTTTTGCGTTTTCTAAATTAATGAATGAAATATATTCAAGAAAAAGGTATTCAACAATTCTAATAATTCATAATTATGAATATCAGGGCGATATTTTCCCGGATACACTTGAATTTTTAAACGAAGAAGAAAGTGCTGAAATAAAAGAAATATTTAGGGAGTATAAAACAGCTTCATTACTTTCAATTGGGTTAAAAAATGCGGATTATGTTGGGACTGTCAGCAAAAATTATGGGAAAGAACTCTTAACAGGAAACCTTCCTCACAAAGGACTCGCATACTTAAAGTCAATAAAAAAGAAAAAGATTTTTGCTCTGCCAAATGGTATAGATCAAACAATTTGGTCCCCAGAAAAAAGCCCTTATATTCCGGGTACTTATAATAAATCTTCGGTTAACATCATGAAAGCAAAGGCAAAGGAAATTCTTCTTAAGCGTGCCGGTTTTGTTGATTCTTCAGACCCGGTGATTTTATTGATGTCACGTTTAACGGATCAGAAAGGAATTGGTATTATAATTAACTCATGGGACACAGAAGAAACTTCACTCGAAAAATTTGAAGCCCTCTTGAATACGGGAATAAAACTAATTGTGTGTGGAAGACCGGGTGGAGGGCTTAATGGTAATATTAATAAACGGTTTGCACTTGCTCAAAAAAAGTTTCCTCATAAATTTTGTTATATACCAACTTATAATGAACCGGATGCACATCTGTTTTTAGCCGGCTCTGACGCTATATTATGCCCCTCTTTATTTGAGCCTTGTGGCTTGGTTCACTTGTACGGAATGTCGTTTGGTACTGTTCCTGTTGTAAGACCAGTAGGAGGATTGCGTGATACCGTAATATCGCATAACGAATACCCCGAAATAAGTACTGGATTTTATATTGATGAATTTAATTTCAAAAGCCTTATTGAAGCACTTAGAAAAACAGTTCATACCTATAAATTCCAAAATGATATCTGGCAAAAAATAATGCTAAGGTGTATGGAAGAAGATTATTCATGGGAGAAAGCAAGGCACAACTATTTGCAACTGTTCGATAGTATCAAAAAAGAATATCACACAGATGATTTAGAAACCATAAATAATGATAGAGATGGAATGTTTTAA
- a CDS encoding cyclic peptide export ABC transporter, giving the protein MLHFTKLIDTKNAIYIFVLGLVSGAISFLFLSFINLMMGVILAKENPANFNYIIYFCVLLWCFVWSRRALSYIIIKFSQQVFWQLRSEVLRIILAANFYQISVHKDKIYASLIQDVRTLTDFSLSIINFLSALVMTIGCFVYMGMQSVTLLLMTIGVSLLGVVVYWIGVHFNNKRLKHSRELEDGFMKNLLDILDGFREIHMNPAIGHDIYNQKIQKISNESYTNNTNAFASFLNVQIIGEVLFYSLIASVLFFSSYLIKESPESIVKYIFILLYLLGGINSLMLIIPQILNVRISSGKINQLREELHNETFDNHKETSQLSIDEFNELTISDLSFQYTENDESKENNSGFSVGPINFSLTKGEIIFIYGGNGSGKTTMINVLLGTLKGHSGITKYNDIILDSNNYKNYRALFSVVFSDFYLFDELYGFDTIDKDQIEEYLELFELKDKVTFDNLSFSSNKLSTGQRKRLALIVALIRSKPILVLDEWAADQDPFFRKKFYTEIIPLLKDKGFSIIAITHDDSYYHIADKLYKMENGQLSLNVTSALKKEMVR; this is encoded by the coding sequence ATGCTTCATTTTACTAAACTGATTGATACAAAAAATGCTATTTATATATTCGTACTTGGTTTAGTGTCTGGAGCGATTAGCTTTTTGTTCCTGTCTTTTATCAATTTAATGATGGGAGTAATTTTAGCGAAAGAGAATCCTGCTAACTTTAACTACATTATCTATTTCTGTGTTCTTTTATGGTGTTTTGTTTGGTCAAGGAGGGCATTATCTTATATTATAATCAAATTTTCTCAGCAAGTATTTTGGCAACTGAGATCCGAAGTTTTACGTATCATTCTAGCTGCAAACTTTTACCAAATTAGCGTACATAAGGATAAGATTTATGCATCTCTAATACAGGATGTGCGCACTCTAACTGATTTTTCACTTTCGATTATTAATTTTCTTTCCGCTTTAGTTATGACCATTGGCTGCTTTGTTTACATGGGTATGCAATCAGTAACTTTATTATTAATGACAATAGGTGTTTCTTTACTGGGAGTTGTGGTTTATTGGATTGGAGTCCATTTTAACAATAAGAGGTTGAAACATTCCAGAGAATTGGAAGATGGTTTCATGAAAAACCTCTTAGATATTCTAGACGGCTTTAGAGAGATTCATATGAATCCAGCAATTGGTCACGATATTTACAATCAAAAGATCCAAAAAATATCAAATGAATCTTATACAAATAACACCAATGCATTTGCGAGTTTTTTAAATGTACAAATAATAGGTGAGGTTCTTTTTTATTCCTTAATCGCCTCTGTATTGTTTTTTAGTTCGTATTTAATCAAAGAATCACCAGAATCAATAGTTAAGTACATATTTATTCTTTTGTACCTTTTAGGCGGGATAAATTCACTTATGCTCATTATTCCACAAATTCTAAACGTTCGAATTTCTTCCGGTAAGATAAATCAATTACGTGAAGAGTTGCATAACGAAACTTTTGACAATCACAAAGAAACGTCTCAATTGTCGATAGATGAATTTAATGAGCTTACTATTTCTGATTTGAGCTTCCAGTATACGGAAAATGATGAATCAAAAGAAAATAATTCAGGATTCTCTGTCGGCCCAATAAACTTCTCTCTTACTAAAGGTGAGATCATATTTATTTACGGAGGTAATGGAAGCGGAAAAACGACGATGATAAATGTTTTACTTGGAACTTTAAAAGGTCATTCGGGCATAACAAAATACAATGATATCATTCTCGATTCTAATAATTATAAAAATTACAGAGCTTTATTTTCGGTAGTTTTTAGTGACTTTTATCTTTTTGATGAATTGTACGGTTTTGATACTATAGACAAAGATCAAATAGAGGAATATTTGGAATTGTTCGAGTTAAAGGATAAAGTTACTTTTGACAACCTTTCTTTCTCATCAAATAAACTCTCAACCGGGCAAAGAAAACGTTTGGCACTAATCGTCGCTTTAATCAGGTCTAAACCAATTTTAGTTTTAGATGAATGGGCCGCCGATCAAGATCCGTTTTTTCGTAAAAAATTCTATACTGAAATTATCCCGCTGCTAAAAGACAAAGGCTTCTCAATTATAGCAATTACTCACGATGACAGCTATTATCATATTGCCGATAAATTATACAAAATGGAGAATGGGCAACTAAGCCTAAATGTGACATCAGCGCTAAAAAAAGAAATGGTAAGATGA
- a CDS encoding ligand-binding sensor domain-containing protein yields the protein MRVKSDSQNTIFFCFIFLIVVAIACNNRSQSDRGNYKEQNKNGAQQLDKEANSTRLKFTTGVRSILEDSKGNIWFGSYGEGLCLLHNGKFQYFTTKNGLSDNQVRNIYEDKNGIIWFECGRGLSTYNGKEVTKYTERNYNSEKEWKLNESDLWFKGDKIEGYNTLEKYPGVYQYEGQKLSYRLFPVTPKHEDGFKYYISTPFVKGKNGTVWFGTYGAVIGYDGSNFKILDNEYLRLNSKTGSFHVRSIMEDRKGNLWIGNNGMGVLKYDGKEIVNFTEQQKLEKQYTKGNSLERVFSIGEDTIGNIWFGTVESGAWRYDGNSVKNFTKEDGLETKQIWIIYKSRQGELWFGGANPSGVYRFNGKSFERKY from the coding sequence ATGAGAGTAAAATCAGATAGTCAAAACACAATTTTCTTTTGTTTTATATTTTTGATTGTTGTAGCAATCGCTTGTAATAATCGAAGTCAGTCAGATAGGGGAAATTATAAAGAACAGAATAAAAACGGTGCCCAACAACTTGATAAAGAAGCCAACTCTACAAGATTAAAATTCACAACAGGAGTTCGTTCAATTTTAGAGGATAGTAAAGGAAATATTTGGTTTGGTAGTTACGGCGAAGGGCTGTGTTTGCTTCATAATGGGAAGTTTCAATATTTTACAACAAAAAACGGATTAAGTGACAACCAGGTCAGGAATATTTATGAAGATAAAAATGGCATAATTTGGTTTGAATGTGGGAGAGGGTTGAGTACATATAATGGTAAAGAAGTAACAAAATACACAGAACGAAATTACAATTCAGAGAAGGAGTGGAAGTTAAATGAAAGCGACCTTTGGTTTAAAGGCGATAAAATTGAGGGCTACAATACACTTGAAAAGTATCCCGGGGTGTATCAATATGAAGGGCAAAAGCTTTCTTATCGTCTGTTTCCTGTTACACCTAAACATGAGGATGGGTTTAAGTATTACATTTCAACACCTTTTGTCAAAGGTAAAAATGGAACTGTTTGGTTTGGAACTTACGGTGCAGTAATAGGTTATGATGGTTCAAATTTTAAGATACTGGATAATGAATATCTTCGGCTAAACTCAAAAACGGGTTCTTTTCATGTTCGAAGCATAATGGAAGACAGGAAAGGAAATCTGTGGATCGGTAATAATGGGATGGGGGTTTTGAAGTATGATGGAAAAGAAATTGTCAATTTCACCGAACAACAGAAATTAGAGAAGCAGTATACGAAAGGTAATTCTCTTGAAAGGGTCTTCTCGATTGGGGAAGATACTATAGGAAACATTTGGTTTGGTACTGTAGAGTCCGGTGCATGGAGATATGATGGTAATTCAGTGAAAAATTTTACTAAAGAGGATGGACTTGAAACGAAACAGATTTGGATTATATATAAAAGCCGACAAGGCGAATTATGGTTTGGAGGAGCAAATCCAAGTGGTGTATATCGCTTCAATGGCAAGTCTTTTGAAAGAAAATATTAA